A DNA window from Hordeum vulgare subsp. vulgare chromosome 1H, MorexV3_pseudomolecules_assembly, whole genome shotgun sequence contains the following coding sequences:
- the LOC123420440 gene encoding major pollen allergen Lol p 11-like gives MARCMPLLASLLLLALAGAASADKAPEGGFLVTGRVYCDPCRAGFETNISKNVEGATVAMDCRPFGGGESKLKAEATTDKQGWYKIEIDQDHQDEICEVVLTKSPDPACAEIEEFRDRARVPLTSNNGMKQQGTRYANPIAFFPKQPRPECGGILQAYDLKDAPENP, from the exons ATGGCGCGGTGCATGCCCCTCCTCGCCTCCCTGCTGCTGCTGGccctcgccggcgccgcctccGCCGACAAGGCCCCCGAGGGCGGCTTCCTCGTCACCGGCCGCGTCTACTGCGACCCCTGCCGCGCCGGCTTCGAGACCAACATCTCCAAGAACGTCGAAG GGGCGACGGTGGCGATGGACTGCCGGCCGTTCGGCGGCGGCGAGAGCAAGCTGAAGGCGGAGGCGACGACGGACAAGCAGGGGTGGTACAAGATCGAGATCGACCAGGACCACCAGGACGAGATCTGCGAGGTGGTGCTGACCAAGAGCCCCGACCCGGCGTGCGCCGAGATCGAGGAGTTCCGCGACCGCGCGCGCGTCCCGCTCACCAGCAACAACGGCATGAAGCAGCAGGGCACCCGCTACGCCAACCCCATCGCCTTCTTCCCCAAGCAGCCGCGCCCCGAATGCGGCGGCATCCTCCAGGCCTACGACCTCAAGGACGCACCCGAGAATCCATAA